The Myotis daubentonii chromosome 9, mMyoDau2.1, whole genome shotgun sequence genome has a segment encoding these proteins:
- the MRGPRG gene encoding mas-related G-protein coupled receptor member G, with protein sequence MFGLWRTVASAVLYLTLAVGLGGLLGNGLVLWHLAFRIRKGPFAVYALHLAAADVLLLGCQVAFSVARAALGARAALDFPVTFLAFAAGLGLLAAFSLELCVAEVLPSCHAGCRPRHTSGAVCGLLWALTPPAVLLPADACGLLRRGARPGACAGLHAASVAWLLALVCAACGAGLVLLVWAACCSSRPRPRFFGPVLGSALLLALCGLPYVLYWSLRPLLSLLPPFLPLAGLLACVPPSARPLLYFVAGRQPGQRQPLRAVLERALGDGAPRGPGGLALPMGTV encoded by the coding sequence ATGTTCGGGCTGTGGCGCACCGTCGCCAGCGCGGTCCTCTACCTCACCCTGGCCGTGGGCCTCGGGGGGCTGCTGGGCAACGGGCTGGTCCTCTGGCACCTGGCCTTCCGCATCCGGAAGGGCCCCTTCGCCGTCTACGCGCTGCACCTGGCGGCCGCCGACGTcctgctcctgggctgccaggtgGCCTTCTCGGTGGCGCGGGCCGCCCTGGGCGCGCGGGCCGCCCTGGACTTCCCGGTCACCTTCCTGGCCTTCGCCGCGGGGCTCGGGCTGCTGGCGGCCTTCAGCCTGGAGCTGTGCGTGGCCGAGGTCCTCCCCTCCTGCCACGCGGGCTGCCGGCCGCGCCACACGTCGGGCGCGGTGTGCGGGCTGCTCTGGGCGCTGACGCCGCCCGCCGTGCTGCTGCCCGCCGACGCCTGCGGCCTCCTGCGCCGGGGCGCGCGCCCGGGGGCCTGCGCGGGGCTCCACGCGGCCAGCGTGGCCTGGCTGCTGGCGCTGGTCTGCGCGGCCTGCGGCGCCGGCCTCGTCCTCCTCGTCTGGGCGGCCTGCTGCTCCTCGCGCCCGCGGCCCCGCTTCTTCGGCCCGGTGCTGGGCTCGGCGCTGCTGCTGGCACTCTGCGGGCTGCCCTACGTCCTCTACTGGAGCCTGCGGCCCCTGCTCAGCCTGCTGCCCCCCTTCCTGCCGCTGGCCGGCCTCCTGGCCTGCGTCCCCCCCAGCGCCCGGCCGCTCCTCTACTTCGTGGCCGGCCGCCAGCCCGGGCAGCGCCAGCCTCTGCGGGCCGTTCTGGAGAGGGCGCTGGGGGACGGCGCCCCGCGGGGGCCCggggggctggccctgcccatgGGCACCGTGTAG